The genomic segment GGAACAGACCTCAACATTTTCAGTTGCTGTCAGGTTGGGCACAAGGTTATAAAACTGGAAGACAAAGCCGATGTTGTTACGGCGGTAGTCGGTTAGCTGCTCGTCATCAAGGGCAGTAATCTCGGTCCCGTTGACCAAAACCACACCGCTGTCGGCCCGATCCACGCCGCCAATAATGTTCATCAGCGTGGTTTTCCCCGAGCCCGACGGTCCGAGGATAACACCGATTTCACCTTTGTTCAGTTTAAGATCCAGACCCTGTAATACTTCAGTGACTACCGTACCCGTCGTATAACTCTTGCGCAAACCGGCAACGTCAATAAACATGCTATTGTGCCTCCTTTTTGTAGAAACAGCGTTTCATTATGGAAAAATATTCATCAAACTCATCAAGCAGGGTCTCATCAACTTCATCTATAGATTGTACTTTTGCTCTCTGCTGCTCGGCCAGGCCCAAAATAGCGAGGCTGATCAAATTCTTTGTTTTTTCCAGGTCGATGTCCGTTCTGAACCTGGAGTAATCAATATTTTCGTAACCTCTCTCCATTCCACTGGAGATCAGGCTGTGTTTGAGAGTTTCAATCTCTTTTTTAACTTCCCCGGCATCTTCTTTTGCTGTTGAATTAAGAAAATCAAAAGCCTGAGGGTATTTTTTATATACTTTATATTTAACCAATCCCAGCTGTTTTAACCGGGCAAAATAATCTGTTTCACTCCAATCGACTTCAGCATATATTTCTTCAATAACTTTTGTAACATGGTTAAGTAGGAACAGATATAGCTCTTTTTTATTTTTGAAATAAGTAAACAGCGAACCTTTGGAGATTCCCGCTTCCTTGA from the Bacillota bacterium genome contains:
- a CDS encoding TetR/AcrR family transcriptional regulator, coding for MKRFDILKPEKQQRIISAALNEFTRNGYKKASTNQIIKEAGISKGSLFTYFKNKKELYLFLLNHVTKVIEEIYAEVDWSETDYFARLKQLGLVKYKVYKKYPQAFDFLNSTAKEDAGEVKKEIETLKHSLISSGMERGYENIDYSRFRTDIDLEKTKNLISLAILGLAEQQRAKVQSIDEVDETLLDEFDEYFSIMKRCFYKKEAQ